In the Chroococcidiopsis sp. SAG 2025 genome, one interval contains:
- the hisF gene encoding imidazole glycerol phosphate synthase subunit HisF, with product MLAKRILPCLDVKAGRVVKGVNFVNLQDAGDPVELAKVYNEAGADELVFLDITATHEDRDIIFDVVYRTAEQVFIPLTVGGGIQSLEQIKNLLRAGADKVSINSAAVKDPDLINRASDRFGNQCIVVAIDARRRQDVNNPGWDVYVRGGRENTGIDALQWAQEVAQRGAGELLVTSMDADGTQAGYDIELTGAIASSVEIPVIASGGAGNCEHIYTALTEGRAEAALLASLLHYGQLSVGQIKSYLSDRNCPIRLN from the coding sequence ATGTTAGCTAAAAGAATTTTGCCTTGCTTGGACGTAAAGGCGGGGCGGGTTGTGAAGGGGGTAAACTTTGTCAATCTCCAAGATGCAGGCGATCCGGTAGAGTTGGCAAAAGTATATAACGAAGCTGGGGCGGATGAGTTGGTATTTCTGGATATTACTGCTACCCACGAAGACCGTGACATTATTTTTGATGTGGTTTATCGTACTGCCGAACAAGTGTTTATTCCTCTGACTGTCGGCGGGGGCATCCAATCCTTAGAACAAATTAAAAATTTGTTAAGAGCGGGAGCGGATAAAGTGAGCATCAATTCTGCCGCAGTTAAAGACCCAGACTTAATTAATCGTGCCAGCGATCGCTTTGGCAATCAGTGTATAGTAGTGGCTATTGATGCACGGCGACGGCAGGATGTCAATAACCCTGGATGGGACGTTTACGTTCGTGGTGGACGAGAGAACACTGGCATAGATGCTCTGCAATGGGCGCAAGAAGTTGCCCAACGAGGTGCTGGGGAGTTGTTGGTCACGAGTATGGATGCCGATGGCACTCAAGCAGGGTATGACATAGAATTAACTGGCGCGATCGCCTCATCTGTAGAAATCCCAGTTATCGCCTCTGGTGGTGCGGGAAACTGCGAGCATATCTACACTGCTTTGACTGAGGGGAGAGCTGAAGCTGCTTTGTTAGCTTCATTGCTGCATTACGGTCAGTTGAGTGTAGGACAAATTAAATCCTATTTGAGCGATCGCAACTGCCCCATCCGGCTTAATTAG
- the ruvB gene encoding Holliday junction branch migration DNA helicase RuvB, translated as MAIISSKQPSEPSKPAKKQQKKPQPQPVVEDLLQPQATAEEQSKQEQSLRPHTFADYIGQKDLKEVLSIAIQAAKARGETLDHLLLYGPPGLGKTTMALILAGEMGVDCKITSAPALERPRDIMGLLVSLKPGDILFIDEIHRLSRMAEEILYPAMEDYRLDITIGKGASAKTRSITLPKYTLVGATTRAGALSSPLRDRFGSVQRLRFYEPAELCQIVLRTAELLHTPISDDGALELAKRSRGTPRIANRLLKRVRDYAEVKAAGTITQNVAATALELYQVDPCGLDWTDRKMLSVTIEQFNGGPVGIETLAAATGEDIQTIEEVYEPYLMQIGYLQRTPRGRVATPAAYKHLGLKPPNGQLSLLSQSDL; from the coding sequence ATGGCAATTATTTCTTCCAAACAACCGTCAGAACCTTCTAAGCCTGCAAAAAAGCAACAGAAGAAACCTCAACCTCAGCCTGTTGTAGAGGATTTGTTGCAACCGCAGGCAACTGCGGAGGAACAAAGCAAACAAGAACAAAGCTTGCGCCCCCACACATTTGCCGATTATATCGGGCAAAAAGACTTGAAAGAGGTGCTATCAATTGCGATTCAAGCCGCTAAAGCTAGAGGAGAAACCCTAGATCATTTATTGTTATATGGTCCGCCTGGATTGGGTAAAACTACGATGGCGCTCATTTTAGCAGGAGAAATGGGAGTAGACTGCAAGATTACCAGCGCCCCAGCATTGGAAAGACCGAGGGATATTATGGGTCTGCTGGTGAGTCTCAAACCAGGAGATATTCTATTTATTGATGAGATTCATCGCCTGTCGCGGATGGCGGAGGAAATTTTGTATCCGGCGATGGAAGATTATCGTTTGGATATTACGATCGGTAAAGGAGCGAGTGCCAAAACTCGTAGTATTACGCTACCTAAATATACCTTGGTAGGAGCGACGACCCGCGCCGGGGCGCTATCTTCCCCATTACGCGATCGCTTCGGTTCGGTACAGCGGTTGCGGTTTTACGAACCAGCGGAATTGTGTCAAATTGTGTTGCGGACGGCTGAGTTATTGCATACACCAATTAGCGATGACGGGGCGTTGGAACTTGCCAAGCGATCGCGAGGTACGCCGCGTATTGCCAACCGCCTGCTGAAACGAGTGCGAGACTATGCCGAAGTTAAAGCAGCAGGTACAATTACGCAAAATGTAGCCGCAACAGCTCTAGAATTATATCAGGTAGACCCTTGCGGTCTAGATTGGACAGACCGAAAAATGCTGAGCGTGACGATCGAACAATTTAATGGTGGACCTGTGGGTATTGAAACCCTAGCAGCGGCGACGGGTGAAGATATCCAAACAATTGAGGAAGTCTACGAACCTTATCTGATGCAAATCGGTTACTTACAACGGACTCCTAGAGGTCGCGTTGCCACTCCTGCGGCATACAAGCATTTAGGTTTGAAACCACCCAACGGACAACTATCGTTACTGTCGCAATCGGATTTATGA
- a CDS encoding heavy metal-binding domain-containing protein → MILTTASLVGDKRVVQHLGIVSGEAILGANIFRDFFAGIRDIVGGRSAGYERSLREAKDTAMREMIQQAQALGANAVIGIDIDYETIGVGNGGSMLMVAVSGTAVVCQ, encoded by the coding sequence ATGATTTTAACCACAGCCAGCTTAGTTGGCGACAAGCGCGTCGTGCAGCATCTCGGTATTGTAAGTGGCGAAGCGATTCTAGGGGCAAATATTTTTCGCGATTTCTTTGCCGGAATTCGGGATATTGTCGGTGGTCGCTCGGCAGGTTACGAGCGATCGCTCAGAGAAGCGAAGGATACTGCCATGCGCGAGATGATTCAGCAAGCTCAAGCTCTCGGTGCTAATGCAGTCATTGGCATTGACATCGATTACGAAACCATTGGTGTTGGCAATGGCGGTAGTATGTTGATGGTGGCAGTCAGCGGTACTGCTGTTGTCTGCCAGTAA